TTACAGCATCGGGGATAATAATTTATGATAATGTATGTTATTGGGTTTCTGGCTCAAACATTCTTTTCAGCGCGTATCTTGTTTCAATGGATATTGTCTGAAAAGGCTAAGAAGGTACTGTCACCTTCTATTTTCTGGGTACTGAGTATTCTGGGATCTTATTTGCTGGTCATTTACGGTTGGATGAGAAATGATTTTTCAATCTTACTAGGGCAGTTTATTTCCTATTATATCTATATTTGGAACCTTTATGAAAAGGGTACCTGGAAACGGGTTCATGTTTTATTACGGACTGTATTGTTGCTAACCCCGCTTATTGCTATTGCTTTTGTTTGCAATAATGCGGATGAATTCATTGCATCCTTTTTGAAAAATGAAAAAGTCCCGATGTGGCTGCTGATCTTTGGTTCTATGGGACAGATTATATTTACACTAAGGTTTGTTTATCAGATGGTTTATTCGGCAAA
This genomic interval from uncultured Bacteroides sp. contains the following:
- a CDS encoding lipid-A-disaccharide synthase N-terminal domain-containing protein; this translates as MIMYVIGFLAQTFFSARILFQWILSEKAKKVLSPSIFWVLSILGSYLLVIYGWMRNDFSILLGQFISYYIYIWNLYEKGTWKRVHVLLRTVLLLTPLIAIAFVCNNADEFIASFLKNEKVPMWLLIFGSMGQIIFTLRFVYQMVYSAKRKESILPIGFWVISLIGSSVIILYGIVRLDPVLVIGQALGFIAYCRNIMIARNDYKYRLNEDE